The following are encoded in a window of Brevibacillus sp. DP1.3A genomic DNA:
- a CDS encoding RtcB family protein yields MKTILHGNNHREVKLEHGDVHVFANDEVFASFGERVYQMADNNLRIPRNVYFSYTPDAHVGVGTCIGTTAVWNLADGFVSPSIVGSDIGCGMRVHLTPLHRDDLKDKSLKRALIEAIEAYVPTNERGNTHFTDIRLEEVVKHGLKGLPSNYIPDTEEAPDTLHRSFSHVEKYTFEFDHSFLEQIPQKSWSRGWGQLGTLGGGNHFIEIQHIDIAEENREIAKAWGLFDGQVVIMIHSGSRAWGAMLGRDYTKSFKEAMYKWGIHNPEPSLVYAPIQSEEGQQYLNLMYSALNFAVTNRHMIGFSVEQAFRDIFGSEMRTPVLYDLMHNYALKEFHRNTPMLVHRKGATKALPAGHFQNPKAYRETGHPALIPGSMGTSSYIMVGSDAGAKNFYSICHGAGRVRSRKATKELVTIDQFEQAMRVGQEDEIMVNHRSLASILDECPQAYKDVDQIIDSVVGANLASVVAKCNPLIAIKGV; encoded by the coding sequence ATGAAAACAATTTTACATGGAAATAACCATCGCGAAGTGAAGCTGGAGCATGGAGATGTGCACGTTTTTGCGAATGACGAAGTATTTGCGAGCTTCGGTGAACGCGTATATCAAATGGCAGACAATAATTTGCGTATTCCGCGAAATGTTTATTTTTCGTATACCCCCGATGCGCATGTGGGCGTTGGGACCTGCATTGGGACGACAGCAGTTTGGAATCTTGCCGATGGATTTGTCTCGCCTTCCATCGTCGGATCAGACATTGGATGTGGAATGCGTGTGCATCTGACTCCGTTGCATCGAGACGACCTCAAAGACAAGAGCCTAAAACGTGCATTGATCGAAGCGATCGAAGCGTACGTCCCGACAAACGAACGGGGAAATACGCATTTTACAGATATTCGCTTGGAGGAAGTCGTGAAGCATGGCTTAAAAGGACTGCCGAGCAACTACATTCCGGATACAGAAGAAGCGCCTGACACCTTACATCGTTCTTTCTCGCATGTGGAAAAGTACACATTTGAATTCGACCATTCCTTCTTAGAGCAAATACCGCAAAAATCTTGGAGTCGTGGGTGGGGCCAGTTGGGAACTTTGGGGGGCGGTAACCACTTTATTGAAATCCAGCATATCGACATCGCGGAGGAGAACAGGGAGATTGCGAAAGCGTGGGGACTGTTCGACGGCCAGGTCGTCATCATGATTCATTCCGGTTCGCGTGCGTGGGGGGCAATGCTAGGACGTGATTATACCAAAAGCTTCAAGGAAGCCATGTACAAATGGGGGATTCATAATCCCGAGCCGAGCCTGGTATATGCTCCGATCCAAAGCGAGGAAGGGCAACAGTATTTGAATTTGATGTACTCTGCGCTGAACTTTGCAGTAACGAATCGGCATATGATCGGATTTTCAGTGGAGCAGGCGTTTCGAGATATTTTTGGTAGTGAGATGCGTACACCAGTCCTATATGACTTGATGCATAATTACGCCTTGAAAGAATTCCATCGCAACACACCGATGCTCGTCCACCGCAAAGGAGCGACGAAGGCATTGCCAGCAGGCCATTTCCAAAATCCGAAGGCTTACCGTGAAACGGGACATCCAGCCTTGATCCCAGGTTCTATGGGAACATCGTCCTATATCATGGTCGGATCGGACGCCGGAGCTAAAAACTTTTATTCGATCTGTCATGGTGCAGGGCGAGTTCGTTCCCGCAAAGCAACGAAGGAGCTTGTGACCATCGATCAATTCGAGCAGGCAATGCGCGTGGGACAGGAAGATGAGATCATGGTGAATCACCGTTCGCTCGCCTCCATCCTTGATGAATGCCCGCAAGCCTATAAAGATGTGGATCAAATCATCGATTCGGTTGTCGGAGCAAATCTTGCATCTGTCGTTGCAAAATGTAACCCTCTTATTGCCATAAAAGGAGTATAA
- the thiM gene encoding hydroxyethylthiazole kinase, with protein MILETIGQLLIKVREENPLVHNMTNVVVTNFTANGLLALGASPVMAYAKQEVADMAKIAGALVLNIGTLNEHEIEAMLIAGKSANQHGVPVLFDPVGAGATSYRTETSQHLAQELDLTLIRGNAAEIANVIGERWEIKGVDAKESGGDVADLARAAAKKLRTIVAITGKVDVISDGETTYSIHNGHPILTKVTGTGCLLTSVMGAFAAIENDKLIAGAAALVCYGVAAQLAAEQAAGVGPGSFQVEFLNALHNLTADDVRRFGFIEKKQ; from the coding sequence ATGATTCTGGAGACAATCGGGCAATTACTAATTAAAGTGCGCGAGGAAAATCCACTTGTCCATAACATGACGAACGTAGTTGTCACGAACTTTACAGCGAACGGCTTGTTAGCTCTTGGTGCATCACCTGTCATGGCGTATGCCAAACAAGAGGTGGCAGACATGGCAAAGATCGCCGGAGCTCTTGTATTGAATATAGGGACATTGAATGAGCATGAGATCGAAGCGATGCTGATCGCAGGAAAATCGGCGAATCAGCATGGCGTTCCTGTTTTGTTTGATCCAGTGGGAGCGGGAGCAACATCGTACCGAACCGAAACAAGTCAACATCTTGCGCAGGAACTCGATCTTACCCTCATTAGAGGAAATGCTGCCGAGATTGCCAATGTCATCGGGGAGCGTTGGGAGATTAAAGGTGTAGATGCGAAGGAATCGGGCGGAGATGTCGCGGACCTAGCGAGAGCAGCAGCGAAAAAGCTAAGGACAATCGTTGCGATTACAGGCAAGGTCGATGTGATTTCGGATGGAGAAACGACTTACTCGATCCATAATGGTCATCCAATCTTAACAAAGGTGACCGGAACTGGCTGTTTGTTAACGTCTGTTATGGGAGCGTTTGCAGCCATTGAAAATGACAAGCTGATCGCTGGTGCTGCAGCATTGGTATGCTACGGTGTTGCTGCGCAGCTGGCAGCAGAGCAAGCTGCAGGAGTAGGTCCAGGCAGTTTCCAAGTCGAATTTTTGAATGCCTTGCATAACTTGACCGCAGACGATGTTCGCCGTTTTGGGTTCATCGAAAAAAAACAATAA
- a CDS encoding glyoxalase superfamily protein, with protein MNENITPIFRMFDVEKAREFYVEFLGFQIDWEHRYEDHFPLYMQISSPSCTLHLSEHHGDACPGSAIRVQVENIELFHQSLLHKGYMYARPGLEETPWGTREVSVTDPFGNRLHFYQPIAQS; from the coding sequence ATGAATGAGAACATAACGCCGATTTTTCGTATGTTTGACGTTGAGAAGGCAAGAGAGTTTTATGTGGAGTTTCTAGGGTTTCAGATTGATTGGGAGCATCGTTACGAGGATCATTTTCCGTTGTACATGCAAATTTCTTCACCATCGTGCACGCTTCATCTATCCGAGCATCACGGGGATGCTTGTCCTGGCTCAGCAATTCGCGTACAGGTAGAGAACATCGAGCTTTTTCATCAGTCACTGTTGCATAAAGGATACATGTACGCTCGTCCCGGTCTGGAGGAGACACCGTGGGGAACGCGTGAAGTGAGCGTGACCGATCCTTTTGGCAATCGCCTTCATTTTTATCAGCCTATTGCTCAATCGTAG
- a CDS encoding DinB family protein, which translates to MEKRHRVLFQQLEDYRQETLKAIDGLTDEDVNIIPDGFSNNILWNLGHIYLDQYLWIAHLTKETPPIPSGFNEWFNFGTKPADWWVHLTSLNTIRRFLGK; encoded by the coding sequence ATGGAAAAGCGGCATAGGGTGCTATTCCAGCAACTAGAGGATTATCGACAGGAGACGTTAAAAGCAATCGATGGTTTGACGGATGAAGATGTGAACATCATTCCCGATGGTTTCTCCAACAATATCTTGTGGAATCTGGGACACATCTATCTCGATCAGTATTTATGGATCGCTCACCTTACAAAAGAAACGCCCCCAATCCCCTCTGGCTTCAACGAATGGTTTAACTTCGGGACAAAGCCAGCTGACTGGTGGGTGCACCTCACTTCCCTCAATACAATCCGGAGGTTTCTAGGCAAATGA
- a CDS encoding DMT family transporter — protein MTYWRSIFLVLLGACSYGVLSIFMKHAFQLGFTPFEMSGSQLIFGGLIMTVMAIFFSKQRFSFKYFLLLAPASLMMASTSLFYHQAVSRVSASLAIVLLFQFTWIGVLLEAIVDRKWPTAEKWASLVMLGVGTVLASGLGESGIQNVDMVGLFFGLMSGATFALVIFFSGRILPGMDPYLRSAISISMAALMLSIVYPPTFLVNGQLLQGLLPLGLLVAIFGSVIPIFCLAVGVPRIGNGLATILSAVELPTVVLLSSFVLQETVSLPQWGGVFMILAAICVPQVKWRKLFSPSHTLEQERM, from the coding sequence ATGACATACTGGCGATCTATCTTCTTAGTTTTACTTGGTGCGTGCAGCTACGGTGTCCTCTCGATCTTCATGAAGCATGCTTTTCAACTCGGCTTTACGCCCTTTGAAATGAGTGGAAGCCAATTGATTTTTGGCGGATTGATCATGACGGTCATGGCCATCTTTTTCTCCAAGCAGCGGTTTTCGTTCAAGTATTTCTTGCTTTTGGCACCAGCCAGCCTCATGATGGCCTCAACCAGTCTTTTTTACCATCAGGCTGTTAGCCGGGTCTCTGCTTCGCTCGCAATCGTTCTCCTCTTTCAGTTTACCTGGATCGGTGTCTTGCTGGAGGCGATTGTGGATCGCAAATGGCCGACCGCTGAAAAATGGGCGTCTCTGGTTATGCTTGGAGTAGGGACGGTTCTTGCAAGTGGACTTGGCGAAAGCGGCATTCAGAATGTAGACATGGTCGGACTGTTCTTCGGTCTGATGTCGGGCGCGACCTTTGCCTTGGTTATTTTCTTCAGCGGGCGAATTCTCCCTGGAATGGATCCATACTTGCGAAGCGCGATTTCGATTAGTATGGCTGCTCTGATGCTCTCGATCGTTTATCCACCGACTTTCCTAGTAAATGGTCAGCTTCTGCAAGGTTTGCTGCCGCTCGGTCTTTTGGTTGCGATCTTCGGTTCGGTCATCCCGATCTTCTGTTTGGCTGTCGGTGTTCCGCGGATCGGCAATGGACTGGCTACCATTTTAAGTGCAGTCGAGCTACCTACAGTCGTGCTCTTGTCGAGTTTCGTGCTTCAAGAGACTGTATCGCTCCCTCAATGGGGTGGCGTATTCATGATCCTCGCTGCCATTTGTGTACCGCAAGTAAAATGGCGGAAACTATTCTCCCCTTCTCACACCCTCGAGCAGGAAAGAATGTAG
- the rarD gene encoding EamA family transporter RarD, with translation MRQGIIYAIVAYLAWGLLPLYWKLFQVMGAWEILAHRIVWSIIFVAIIIQVTKRWRSMWRAVTGFKMFGALAICSLLISANWLIFIWAVNNDQVMQTSLGYYMNPLITVLLGVIFLKEKMHAGQWLALILAAFGVMFITFQYGEIPWVSLSLALTFAFYSLAKKLVRMEAMIGLAWETLFVAPIAFGYLLMIQVNGTETMTSLAWWQLLLLTLAGVATAMPLYWFAKATTTLPLSVVGFIQYLAPTISLLSAVFLFGEPFTQTHLISFGFIWSALIVFTVSSVRMKRKATPINPKVAIKKQA, from the coding sequence ATGAGACAGGGGATTATTTACGCAATTGTGGCGTATTTGGCTTGGGGGTTACTCCCGCTCTATTGGAAGCTGTTTCAAGTAATGGGGGCATGGGAGATACTCGCTCATCGAATCGTCTGGTCGATTATTTTTGTCGCAATCATTATTCAGGTAACGAAACGCTGGCGCAGTATGTGGAGAGCGGTTACTGGTTTTAAAATGTTCGGAGCATTAGCGATATGCTCACTTTTAATCAGCGCAAACTGGCTCATTTTTATCTGGGCTGTGAATAACGATCAAGTCATGCAAACGAGTCTTGGCTACTACATGAATCCTCTCATCACTGTACTGCTCGGAGTCATTTTCTTAAAAGAAAAAATGCATGCTGGGCAATGGCTCGCGCTAATACTCGCGGCTTTTGGAGTCATGTTCATCACCTTCCAGTACGGTGAGATTCCATGGGTCTCTCTATCACTTGCCCTGACCTTTGCTTTTTACAGCTTGGCGAAAAAGCTTGTCCGGATGGAGGCGATGATCGGACTGGCGTGGGAGACGCTGTTTGTGGCCCCTATTGCTTTCGGCTATCTGTTGATGATACAGGTCAATGGGACGGAGACGATGACATCCTTAGCGTGGTGGCAGCTTTTGTTGCTGACGCTGGCGGGGGTAGCTACTGCCATGCCGCTCTACTGGTTCGCCAAAGCAACGACTACACTCCCACTTTCCGTTGTGGGCTTCATTCAATACTTGGCGCCTACGATATCGCTCCTATCAGCTGTTTTCTTGTTCGGTGAGCCTTTCACCCAAACACATCTCATCAGCTTTGGATTCATTTGGTCTGCGCTCATCGTATTTACGGTGTCTTCCGTACGCATGAAACGAAAAGCTACCCCAATCAATCCCAAGGTGGCTATCAAAAAACAAGCGTAA
- the pdxK gene encoding pyridoxine/pyridoxal/pyridoxamine kinase, with product MTMKKALTIAGSDTSGGAGQQADLKTFQELGVFGMTALTVIVAQDPHNEWFHEVFPIDVTILEKQIETVLAGIGVDAVKTGMLGTTELVDLATRKIKQYDLKNVVVDPVMICKGADEALHPEIAVSLREVLLPHATVATPNLFEAGILSQMGALKSVDDMKEAAKRIHDFGTSYVVVKGGSKLQSGNAVDVFYDGKTIEVLESERFETSFTHGAGCTFSAAICAELAKGSTVHNAVAVAKEFITEAIRHSFALNKYVGPTNHGAYRMKKHGEAIC from the coding sequence ATGACCATGAAGAAAGCACTCACCATTGCAGGTTCCGACACCAGCGGCGGAGCTGGTCAGCAAGCAGACCTCAAAACGTTTCAGGAGCTTGGTGTTTTCGGGATGACTGCCCTCACCGTTATCGTAGCCCAAGATCCACATAACGAATGGTTTCACGAAGTGTTTCCGATCGATGTTACGATCCTGGAAAAACAAATCGAAACCGTACTCGCAGGAATTGGCGTAGATGCTGTAAAAACAGGGATGCTCGGAACCACTGAACTGGTTGACCTCGCTACCCGTAAAATAAAACAATACGATTTGAAAAATGTTGTCGTTGACCCTGTGATGATCTGTAAGGGTGCTGATGAAGCGCTCCATCCAGAAATTGCAGTCAGCCTGCGTGAAGTCTTGCTCCCGCACGCAACAGTTGCGACTCCTAACCTGTTCGAAGCTGGTATTCTCAGCCAAATGGGCGCGCTGAAAAGTGTCGATGACATGAAGGAAGCGGCAAAGCGCATCCACGACTTCGGCACCTCTTATGTCGTTGTAAAAGGCGGCAGCAAGCTTCAAAGCGGAAATGCCGTAGATGTTTTCTATGATGGGAAAACGATCGAAGTATTGGAATCAGAGCGCTTTGAAACGAGCTTTACTCATGGTGCTGGCTGCACGTTCTCAGCTGCAATCTGTGCGGAATTGGCAAAAGGAAGCACCGTACACAACGCAGTAGCTGTTGCCAAAGAATTTATTACCGAAGCGATTCGCCACTCGTTTGCGCTCAATAAATATGTGGGACCTACTAATCACGGTGCGTACCGCATGAAAAAGCACGGCGAAGCGATTTGCTAA
- a CDS encoding ABC transporter ATP-binding protein produces the protein MVNSTGELTVTGVNHSYGTGKIKVPVLYDINLHINKGEFVALCGSSGSGKSTLLNLLAGLTKPEEGSVTVSGAQISSYSENELCMFRRKNMGFIFQSYNLLPNLTALENVELPLIFAGESKKKRRAKATDILHRVGLEGRIDHRPNELSGGQQQRVSIARALVNQPGIILADEPTGNLDSKTEQEILLLMREMNKENGTTFIIVTHEQEVAEQSDRVIYLQDGRVVQKRTRPA, from the coding sequence ATGGTCAATTCAACAGGAGAGCTGACGGTGACAGGGGTCAATCACAGCTACGGAACGGGAAAAATCAAAGTACCCGTGCTGTATGATATCAACCTTCATATCAACAAGGGAGAATTCGTGGCTTTGTGTGGCTCGTCGGGATCAGGCAAGTCTACGCTCTTGAATTTGCTTGCAGGTTTGACCAAGCCGGAGGAAGGGAGTGTCACGGTTAGCGGAGCACAGATTTCCAGCTACAGCGAAAACGAACTATGCATGTTTCGCCGTAAAAATATGGGATTTATCTTCCAGTCATACAATCTGCTCCCCAATCTGACAGCGTTGGAAAACGTGGAACTTCCCTTGATTTTTGCAGGTGAAAGCAAGAAAAAACGTCGGGCTAAAGCAACGGACATCCTACACCGAGTAGGGCTGGAAGGTCGTATTGACCACAGACCCAATGAGCTTAGTGGTGGACAGCAGCAGCGTGTCAGTATCGCGAGAGCGCTTGTCAATCAGCCTGGCATCATCTTGGCGGATGAGCCGACGGGGAACTTGGACTCGAAGACGGAACAAGAGATTCTCCTATTAATGAGAGAAATGAACAAGGAAAATGGGACTACGTTCATCATCGTTACCCATGAGCAGGAAGTAGCGGAACAGTCCGACCGCGTCATTTATCTCCAGGACGGACGGGTTGTACAAAAAAGGACAAGACCAGCGTAG
- a CDS encoding ABC transporter permease: MKVMDSFRIVWRNLWRMKLRTALTSVGVMIGTAAIVAMMALSLGLKESAVKSLENFGNLTEMDVEPLRWYEENGEWIDVPEDKVKKLNMQAVQELKKISGIQAVMPIKELREQAKLKVGRREGYVQLIGVDVNESAAYRKNDIEKGSYLTGAPQEIVVAFDVSREMRDVEKEKREERRRKAGAGRHEMSQMPPPDIGGGEALAFNLVDRAGTLILSREYRIDDEPKYEKKELRVKVVGQLKKSEERNSSAAVYVPINVVKELNEWVTRSRGDEVEEGASRRSRDKAKKDTFEFDRITVKVESREKVEGVVKALKEKGFEVWSPARELETINNFFFVIQMVLGGIAAISLLVATIGIVNTMIMSILERTKEIGIMKVIGATVLNIRWLFLMESGFIGLIGGLAGLGMAWGAVELVNYFGASGGLLDSLNMGYGGGGGDPEAEPTKLAVIPSWLAFFAIGFSFIIGVLAGIFPAIRASRLSALQAIRSE, from the coding sequence GTGAAGGTAATGGATTCTTTTCGCATCGTCTGGAGGAACCTGTGGCGAATGAAGCTGCGGACAGCCCTCACGTCGGTTGGTGTTATGATCGGGACGGCTGCAATCGTCGCGATGATGGCACTTAGTTTAGGGCTTAAGGAAAGTGCAGTAAAAAGCTTGGAGAACTTCGGAAACTTGACAGAGATGGACGTCGAGCCATTGCGTTGGTACGAGGAAAATGGCGAATGGATTGATGTTCCGGAGGATAAAGTCAAGAAGCTGAATATGCAAGCGGTGCAGGAATTAAAAAAGATTTCTGGCATTCAGGCAGTTATGCCGATAAAAGAATTACGAGAGCAAGCGAAGCTTAAGGTAGGTAGACGAGAAGGTTACGTACAGCTAATTGGGGTGGATGTGAATGAGTCGGCTGCCTATCGCAAAAATGACATTGAAAAAGGAAGCTATCTGACAGGCGCCCCACAAGAGATAGTGGTTGCTTTCGATGTATCCAGAGAAATGCGCGACGTAGAAAAGGAAAAGCGCGAGGAACGGCGAAGAAAGGCCGGAGCTGGACGGCATGAAATGTCTCAGATGCCACCTCCTGATATAGGGGGCGGAGAAGCACTGGCCTTCAATCTCGTAGACAGAGCAGGGACTCTCATCTTGTCACGCGAATATCGCATCGACGATGAACCGAAATACGAGAAAAAAGAACTGCGTGTGAAGGTTGTCGGTCAATTAAAAAAGTCTGAAGAACGTAACTCGTCAGCCGCGGTTTATGTACCGATTAACGTAGTGAAAGAGCTGAACGAGTGGGTCACGCGCAGTCGAGGTGACGAAGTCGAAGAGGGAGCATCGCGCAGATCACGCGATAAAGCCAAAAAGGATACCTTTGAATTTGACAGAATTACAGTCAAGGTAGAATCTCGTGAAAAGGTAGAGGGTGTAGTCAAAGCGTTGAAGGAAAAGGGCTTTGAAGTATGGTCGCCTGCACGTGAGCTGGAAACCATCAATAACTTCTTCTTCGTGATTCAGATGGTCCTCGGAGGAATTGCAGCAATCTCTTTGCTCGTCGCAACCATTGGAATCGTCAATACGATGATCATGTCGATTTTAGAGAGAACCAAAGAGATTGGTATCATGAAAGTAATCGGAGCCACTGTGTTGAATATTCGCTGGCTGTTCTTAATGGAATCAGGCTTTATTGGTTTAATTGGTGGACTCGCTGGTCTCGGCATGGCGTGGGGAGCGGTTGAGCTCGTGAATTACTTCGGAGCGTCTGGCGGTCTCTTGGATAGTCTGAACATGGGCTACGGTGGTGGTGGTGGTGATCCAGAGGCTGAGCCAACAAAATTGGCGGTCATTCCGAGCTGGCTGGCATTCTTTGCGATTGGCTTCTCCTTTATTATTGGGGTGTTGGCGGGAATCTTCCCGGCGATCCGTGCGTCTCGTTTAAGTGCACTGCAAGCGATTCGATCTGAATAA
- a CDS encoding efflux RND transporter periplasmic adaptor subunit has protein sequence MNKKKWIIIATVVAVLGGGSYYGYSYFKGEEVTEEKPEEKPNFPTALVERGDVKKTINSAGTVEAKAREEVKPELSGKVQRVLVKEGQSVKKGDVLFTIDSSDAQLEIQKLELDILKAKKELSEIKQKKDKITATKEGKVVEVLVEEGQDVRPEQVVVKLANTDYLKIIGQFTSYESERFSVGQKVKVFIPTSMYFVDGVVTEVDRIGEKVEGAGGIHNVEVLVKKPGAIYVGDKGVVQYTDDKGLLYVSRNQKEFQLPDEIEILAGTHGKIGKIDVKKDDVVKVGQQLFKMDMEASGMELMEKELALKTSLLNMEQKKREIAKNQVTAPIGGVITKLGVKQGEAPGSDPAAIIMDTTSVYFVAAVGELDIPEIKIGQNVDVYVYAFGTEPFKGKVIELPKEGKKEDKEVRFAVKVELLDKADFKHGMTGDNDIIVAQAQNVLRLPSNAVEILGPGQGTVMVKDPSTGDPMPKDVEIGIEGFDFIEIKGGLKEGEEVLVTNSEGM, from the coding sequence ATGAACAAGAAAAAATGGATCATTATCGCCACAGTCGTGGCCGTTCTTGGAGGGGGAAGCTATTACGGCTATTCGTACTTCAAGGGCGAAGAGGTTACAGAAGAAAAGCCAGAAGAAAAACCGAACTTCCCGACAGCGCTCGTGGAACGTGGTGACGTCAAGAAGACGATCAACTCAGCAGGTACAGTGGAAGCGAAGGCGCGTGAGGAAGTCAAGCCAGAGCTCAGCGGCAAGGTGCAACGTGTGCTAGTTAAGGAAGGGCAGTCCGTAAAAAAAGGCGATGTTTTGTTCACGATCGATAGCTCGGATGCACAGTTAGAAATTCAAAAGCTGGAGCTGGACATTTTAAAGGCGAAAAAAGAGCTAAGTGAAATTAAACAAAAGAAAGACAAGATCACGGCTACTAAAGAAGGAAAAGTGGTTGAGGTCCTTGTAGAAGAAGGGCAAGATGTAAGACCGGAGCAGGTAGTAGTCAAGCTTGCTAATACCGACTATTTGAAAATAATTGGGCAATTTACCTCCTATGAGTCTGAACGATTCAGTGTAGGTCAAAAAGTGAAGGTATTCATTCCGACTTCCATGTATTTTGTGGATGGTGTTGTTACGGAAGTGGATAGAATAGGTGAAAAAGTAGAAGGTGCTGGCGGAATTCACAATGTCGAGGTATTGGTTAAGAAGCCTGGGGCCATTTATGTTGGGGACAAGGGTGTGGTACAGTATACGGATGATAAGGGCCTCTTATATGTAAGCCGTAATCAGAAAGAATTCCAGTTGCCTGATGAAATAGAAATTTTGGCGGGTACTCACGGAAAAATTGGCAAGATCGACGTAAAAAAGGACGATGTAGTCAAAGTAGGACAACAACTGTTCAAGATGGATATGGAAGCGTCCGGTATGGAGCTGATGGAAAAAGAGCTCGCGCTAAAAACGTCCTTATTGAACATGGAGCAGAAAAAGCGTGAAATTGCGAAGAATCAAGTAACAGCGCCAATTGGCGGTGTAATCACCAAGCTAGGTGTTAAACAAGGCGAAGCGCCAGGATCAGATCCTGCAGCCATTATTATGGACACGACTTCTGTTTACTTTGTGGCAGCCGTTGGAGAGCTTGATATTCCCGAGATTAAAATCGGACAAAATGTCGATGTTTATGTGTATGCATTTGGTACCGAGCCGTTTAAAGGCAAAGTCATAGAGCTCCCGAAAGAAGGGAAAAAAGAAGACAAGGAAGTTCGTTTCGCGGTAAAAGTGGAACTGCTAGACAAGGCTGATTTTAAGCATGGGATGACGGGAGACAACGATATTATCGTCGCCCAAGCACAGAATGTCCTGCGCTTGCCAAGCAATGCGGTTGAAATTCTGGGGCCAGGTCAAGGAACGGTAATGGTGAAAGATCCGAGCACCGGAGATCCAATGCCGAAAGACGTAGAAATCGGTATTGAAGGATTTGATTTTATTGAAATCAAAGGCGGCTTGAAAGAGGGAGAAGAGGTTCTGGTGACCAACTCCGAAGGCATGTAA
- a CDS encoding trans-aconitate 2-methyltransferase — protein sequence MVQTNQWNAGLYDAKMNFVSEYGKGLVDWLQPAPGESILDLGCGTGDLCAQLSLAGANVTGIDFSTAMIETARQKYPPFAFEVADAHTYRTDVRYDAVFSNAALHWMKRPAEVIETIWLALAPSGRFVAEFGGHGNCGQITKALRTVLARKGISADERSPWYFPSMGEYTTLLEKQGFHVVLASHFDRPTVMADGDLGLSHWLNSFCSPFFAGLSSDEIQQVCREVTDLLRPALFQEGHWVLDYKRIRVLAHKKSENDTLHGGAAR from the coding sequence ATGGTCCAAACCAATCAATGGAATGCCGGACTGTACGACGCCAAAATGAATTTCGTTTCTGAATACGGCAAAGGGTTAGTGGACTGGCTACAGCCGGCTCCTGGAGAAAGCATTCTTGACTTAGGCTGTGGAACAGGCGACCTGTGTGCTCAACTATCGCTTGCAGGAGCAAATGTGACAGGAATCGATTTTTCTACCGCCATGATTGAGACTGCTCGCCAAAAATATCCTCCGTTTGCCTTTGAAGTAGCCGATGCGCATACGTATCGTACAGATGTCCGTTACGACGCTGTCTTTTCCAATGCCGCACTCCACTGGATGAAACGTCCTGCAGAAGTCATTGAAACCATTTGGTTGGCTCTTGCTCCCAGTGGACGCTTTGTTGCCGAATTTGGAGGACACGGCAATTGCGGACAAATCACAAAGGCATTGCGAACTGTATTGGCGCGAAAAGGAATATCTGCTGATGAGCGCTCACCTTGGTATTTTCCCAGCATGGGAGAGTACACGACCCTTTTGGAGAAGCAAGGCTTCCATGTCGTACTTGCCTCCCATTTTGATCGTCCGACAGTCATGGCTGATGGGGACTTGGGGCTTTCGCATTGGCTGAATTCTTTTTGCAGTCCTTTTTTTGCGGGACTGTCCTCAGATGAAATCCAGCAAGTATGTAGGGAAGTCACTGACTTACTGCGTCCTGCCCTGTTTCAAGAGGGTCACTGGGTGCTCGATTACAAGCGTATTCGCGTCCTTGCCCATAAGAAATCAGAGAATGATACTCTTCATGGGGGAGCTGCACGATGA